A window of Longispora fulva contains these coding sequences:
- a CDS encoding helix-turn-helix domain-containing protein encodes MSDSQPAVGAILKAARDAAGLSLSEMERRTHFTKPYLSNVENGRKTATIEVVEAYEKVLGFEVPGDAMERRTLIAALPVGPFAPSLLTEVIRKSLVSGLGESATVDDWQEICEAHGRDCMTTPPAAMLERLTGDLLVLRHQLTDRDNEELRSVAARLATLMAMSAASAGDIRAAPGWYRTAKRMAATTRDVTLMAWIRGREVLRSDYDGYGTPGSILKAAQLSAGMTEGPSVGRMEIMVAVARAYARLGERSSAHAALAEARRAYERLTVVDEAESMYYLPAWRYALRETYVHAALGDTVTVDRVLGEVAAARPANLTRWGVQVDLNRALALGHSGDSRSAVDSAVHAVERTPSAQHTQTMRQLLEGICSAIPDGRHADSVAHLRRIGGLDEHPSRV; translated from the coding sequence ATGAGCGATTCTCAGCCTGCAGTGGGCGCCATCTTGAAGGCCGCACGCGACGCGGCCGGTCTCAGCCTGTCCGAGATGGAGCGGCGGACCCACTTCACGAAGCCGTACCTGAGCAATGTCGAGAACGGCCGCAAGACCGCGACAATCGAGGTCGTGGAGGCCTACGAGAAGGTTCTCGGCTTCGAGGTGCCCGGAGACGCCATGGAACGCCGAACGCTGATTGCAGCTCTACCCGTTGGTCCGTTCGCGCCGTCGCTGTTGACCGAGGTGATCAGGAAGAGCCTCGTCTCAGGCCTGGGCGAGTCCGCCACGGTCGACGACTGGCAGGAGATCTGCGAGGCCCACGGCCGCGACTGCATGACGACTCCGCCTGCCGCCATGCTGGAGCGGTTGACCGGAGACCTCCTCGTCCTCCGGCATCAGCTGACCGACCGCGACAACGAAGAACTGCGGAGCGTCGCGGCACGCCTGGCGACGCTGATGGCGATGAGTGCCGCCAGCGCGGGTGACATCCGCGCGGCTCCTGGGTGGTATCGGACCGCCAAGAGAATGGCGGCGACGACCAGGGACGTCACGCTGATGGCCTGGATCAGGGGCAGGGAGGTGCTCCGCAGCGACTACGACGGGTACGGCACTCCTGGGTCGATCCTGAAGGCCGCCCAGCTGAGCGCCGGCATGACCGAAGGTCCCTCGGTCGGTCGGATGGAGATCATGGTGGCCGTGGCCAGGGCATACGCGAGGCTCGGAGAGCGGTCGAGTGCTCATGCCGCCTTGGCTGAGGCCCGCCGGGCTTATGAAAGGCTGACCGTCGTGGACGAGGCCGAGTCGATGTACTACCTGCCCGCGTGGCGCTATGCCCTGCGCGAGACATACGTCCACGCGGCTCTTGGAGACACGGTGACCGTCGACCGGGTGCTGGGCGAGGTTGCCGCCGCGCGGCCAGCCAACCTGACCCGGTGGGGTGTCCAGGTGGACCTCAACAGAGCACTCGCCCTCGGCCACAGTGGCGACTCCAGGAGCGCTGTCGACAGCGCTGTTCACGCCGTGGAACGGACCCCATCCGCGCAACACACCCAGACCATGCGGCAGCTCCTGGAAGGGATATGCTCCGCGATACCGGACGGTCGCCACGCTGATTCCGTGGCCCACCTGCGCAGGATTGGCGGTCTCGATGAGCATCCTTCCCGAGTTTGA